One Endozoicomonas gorgoniicola DNA window includes the following coding sequences:
- a CDS encoding ISL3 family transposase, translating into MCTTPSLRPMFAFPGWVIEQIDIDWEVKQAFVYLRRDGRIQHEKCSQCETPMGQMKTKDRCVQDLPLGVLQVNLLFTAFQGRCSHCNNIETVTIPGLTPKAQATDRLKRHVSHLCRYMPCDKVPEFIAISGGTARRWDKEMLLRMLPAPKRDGIRALLIDEKSIGKGHQYLTVVLNADSGETLFLGEGKRKETLDEFLSSLTEEQKASIECVGIDRGGSYQASVKEHLPNADIVYDKFHIIANYNDVIDQIRRREWRQAEEENKPFIKGQRFNLFMNPENLTPKRESSLKELLSMNEDLNQAYILKDMLKQLWTYTYKACAGKFLDRWIELAKETGIAELKRFAKGLDRAREGLLSYCHHRITSAKIEAFNGVIKRIIYKACGYNDLDYLYLKIRQEAVK; encoded by the coding sequence ATGTGTACAACACCCTCACTACGTCCTATGTTCGCATTTCCCGGCTGGGTAATCGAGCAGATTGATATTGATTGGGAAGTCAAACAAGCTTTTGTCTATCTCCGCAGGGATGGCCGAATTCAGCACGAGAAATGCAGTCAATGTGAAACCCCTATGGGACAAATGAAGACAAAAGATCGGTGTGTCCAGGATTTACCACTGGGAGTTCTACAGGTAAATCTTCTCTTCACAGCTTTTCAGGGCCGCTGCTCACACTGCAACAATATTGAAACCGTTACTATTCCTGGTTTAACTCCCAAGGCTCAGGCAACCGATCGCCTTAAACGACACGTCAGCCATTTATGTCGCTATATGCCCTGCGACAAGGTGCCTGAATTCATTGCTATATCCGGTGGTACTGCCCGTCGTTGGGATAAAGAGATGCTGCTGAGAATGCTTCCAGCTCCAAAGCGTGACGGTATTCGCGCTCTGCTCATTGACGAAAAATCCATTGGCAAAGGCCATCAGTATCTTACCGTTGTTCTTAACGCCGACTCAGGAGAAACCCTCTTCCTTGGTGAAGGCAAGCGAAAAGAGACTCTGGATGAGTTCTTGAGCAGCCTGACTGAAGAGCAAAAAGCGAGCATCGAGTGTGTTGGCATAGACCGTGGTGGCAGCTATCAGGCTTCGGTGAAAGAGCACTTGCCCAATGCGGATATTGTATACGACAAGTTTCACATTATTGCCAATTATAATGATGTGATAGATCAGATAAGGCGCAGGGAGTGGCGTCAGGCTGAAGAAGAGAACAAGCCCTTTATCAAGGGTCAGCGGTTCAACCTGTTCATGAACCCTGAGAACCTGACTCCAAAGCGAGAAAGCAGTCTGAAAGAGCTCTTGAGCATGAACGAGGATCTCAATCAGGCTTACATCCTGAAAGACATGCTCAAACAGCTATGGACGTACACGTACAAAGCGTGTGCCGGCAAGTTTCTGGATAGATGGATAGAGTTAGCAAAAGAAACCGGAATTGCAGAACTTAAGAGGTTTGCTAAGGGCTTGGACAGGGCAAGAGAGGGCTTGCTGTCGTACTGCCATCATCGTATAACCAGCGCGAAGATTGAAGCTTTCAATGGAGTCATCAAACGGATTATCTACAAAGCTTGTGGCTACAATGATCTTGATTACCTCTATCTTAAAATCAGGCAGGAGGCTGTAAAATGA
- a CDS encoding IS701 family transposase gives MISQPVKEPKKNRCTYLLGQCWVFLAIPFQRPSDKVHTAVPVMAFPSPKSGNISKLKIAKAMLKSVRQTLQGRALRLLTDCWFMNHTMMQPALELGYEVIGHIPKNRALYALPVDALPPSPFKRKGRKRKYGVKMTPEEVEKLPETKMTLWLYRKNRTVSFRSCICRARFLKGRIVRIVWSRFENDKGETETKLFLSTNPDLKADEVLLAYSLRWPIEPMFQQLKHEFGCKHLWQQKLRTLLRWMHIKMAGYALLQLLTICQNPAAIALAKTAWRHPDTVTAGMLRRALFWIIPQFRIRGCWNRYEQKLELKLPDKNERSDSFLEKAA, from the coding sequence ATGATCAGCCAACCTGTAAAAGAGCCGAAAAAGAACCGGTGTACTTATCTTCTTGGTCAATGCTGGGTCTTTCTGGCTATTCCTTTCCAGAGACCATCAGACAAGGTGCATACTGCGGTTCCAGTGATGGCATTTCCATCACCTAAATCAGGCAATATCAGTAAACTTAAAATTGCAAAGGCCATGCTGAAATCTGTACGGCAGACTCTTCAGGGGCGAGCTTTGCGGCTACTCACTGACTGCTGGTTTATGAATCACACCATGATGCAGCCCGCGCTTGAGCTTGGGTATGAGGTCATTGGCCATATACCCAAAAACCGGGCACTTTATGCGCTTCCAGTCGATGCGCTTCCTCCCTCTCCTTTCAAAAGGAAAGGCCGCAAGCGTAAGTATGGTGTCAAAATGACACCTGAGGAAGTAGAGAAATTACCAGAGACCAAGATGACTCTCTGGCTTTACAGAAAGAACCGGACTGTCTCTTTTCGTTCCTGTATTTGCCGGGCTCGTTTTTTGAAAGGCCGTATTGTCCGAATCGTCTGGAGTCGTTTTGAAAACGACAAGGGAGAAACAGAAACCAAACTATTTCTGTCCACCAATCCTGACCTGAAAGCCGATGAAGTGCTATTAGCCTACTCGCTCAGGTGGCCTATAGAGCCTATGTTCCAGCAACTGAAACACGAGTTTGGATGCAAGCATTTATGGCAGCAGAAACTCAGAACGCTGTTACGATGGATGCACATTAAAATGGCAGGGTATGCGCTGTTGCAATTGCTGACCATTTGTCAAAATCCAGCGGCTATTGCCCTGGCCAAAACTGCCTGGAGGCATCCCGATACTGTCACGGCCGGAATGCTTAGGCGCGCGCTGTTTTGGATTATTCCGCAGTTTCGAATTCGTGGCTGCTGGAACCGATATGAGCAAAAATTAGAGCTGAAATTGCCGGATAAAAACGAACGTTCGGATAGTTTTTTGGAAAAAGCGGCATAA
- a CDS encoding IS110 family RNA-guided transposase produces MKHNPKPTKAQKRISGHLKTVNLYAAGIDIGSEFHFVAVPEELDDKPVRSFACFTADLEMMAQWLVCIGITTVVMESTGIYWIPAFEMLEEHGLEVRLVNARHVKNVPGRKSDVQDCQWLQQLHTHGLLEGAFRPEDQVCALRAYMRQRETLIRYRASHIQHMQKALRQMNLLLDNVVSDVTGKTGMSIIRSILRGERDPVVLASHRDSHCKKSEQVIAKSLHGHYRAEHLFALKQAVELYDFYEKEIEACDKALENQLSQFDDQVESASLPAKRKSASAPGFDVRAHLYRMTGVDLTAIEGIEENTALKVISETGTDMNRWPTEKHFCSWLGLSPGNKISGGKVLSSKTKRIPNRAASALRMAALTLVNSKSALGAYYRRMRSKLGAPKAITATAHKLARLIYSMLKNGSEYVERGQDYYEEQYRDRVIKNMKKRAEEMGYKLVRVETASPA; encoded by the coding sequence ATGAAGCACAACCCAAAACCCACTAAAGCACAAAAACGAATATCTGGTCACCTTAAAACCGTCAACCTCTACGCGGCAGGCATTGATATTGGCTCAGAGTTCCACTTTGTTGCTGTCCCTGAAGAGCTGGATGATAAGCCTGTCCGGTCTTTTGCCTGCTTCACTGCTGATCTCGAGATGATGGCCCAGTGGCTTGTATGTATCGGGATTACCACCGTAGTCATGGAGTCCACCGGAATATACTGGATTCCTGCTTTCGAAATGCTTGAAGAGCACGGGCTTGAAGTCAGGCTGGTGAATGCACGCCACGTTAAAAACGTCCCTGGTCGTAAAAGTGACGTACAGGACTGCCAGTGGTTACAACAACTGCATACACATGGCTTGCTTGAAGGTGCTTTTCGTCCTGAAGATCAGGTGTGCGCTCTGCGTGCTTACATGCGCCAACGTGAAACCCTGATCCGCTATCGAGCGTCGCACATACAGCACATGCAGAAAGCCTTACGCCAAATGAACCTGCTGCTGGATAATGTCGTTTCGGATGTTACCGGCAAAACCGGGATGAGCATCATTCGTTCCATCCTCAGGGGTGAGCGCGATCCTGTAGTATTGGCGAGCCACCGTGATTCCCATTGCAAGAAATCAGAGCAAGTCATTGCTAAATCATTGCATGGACACTATCGGGCAGAGCATTTGTTTGCTTTGAAGCAGGCCGTTGAGCTTTATGATTTTTACGAAAAGGAAATCGAAGCTTGTGATAAGGCGCTTGAGAATCAGCTGAGTCAGTTCGATGATCAGGTCGAAAGCGCCTCCTTGCCTGCAAAGAGAAAATCAGCCAGCGCCCCCGGTTTTGATGTAAGAGCTCACCTTTACAGGATGACCGGGGTCGATCTGACAGCGATCGAGGGGATAGAAGAAAATACCGCCCTGAAAGTTATTTCTGAGACCGGGACGGACATGAACCGCTGGCCGACAGAGAAGCACTTTTGTTCTTGGCTGGGGCTGAGTCCCGGAAACAAAATATCCGGGGGAAAGGTGTTAAGCAGTAAGACCAAAAGGATTCCAAACAGGGCTGCTTCAGCTCTGAGGATGGCCGCACTGACACTGGTAAATTCAAAAAGTGCCCTAGGAGCCTATTATCGCCGGATGAGAAGTAAGCTGGGTGCACCCAAAGCGATTACAGCGACTGCACACAAACTTGCACGACTGATTTATAGCATGCTGAAAAATGGATCAGAATATGTTGAGCGAGGTCAGGATTACTACGAGGAGCAGTATCGTGACCGAGTGATTAAAAATATGAAAAAGCGTGCAGAAGAAATGGGGTACAAGCTGGTCAGGGTTGAAACAGCCTCACCAGCTTGA
- a CDS encoding IS1182 family transposase produces MSPPPKFKDSPVEFDQHLLFPTNIFDLLPKDHDCYIYETIFQNIDTSEVEKQYHHLGQHAYPPKLIVGILIYAYSHGVFSSREIEKRCRQDLAFMYISQMNCPNFRVLGDFRKNNLSFFHDCFKQSVKLAMELKLASLGHISLDGSKFKANSSKHKAMSYGRLKAKEAELSAEVDELIKKASQCDQEEDDAYKETNGYSIPEDLQFKEERLKKIKAAKKALEEREKALNPDEPIDDKKQISFADHDARVMSKKGYCEYSYNAQINVDADHQIIVGQHISQRANDVQEVEPALQALSESTDGAAVDKWSMDNGYFSGPNLHTLDKHGIDGYIATDKEEKPAVTNLENTDRKFVKADFTYNIEADVFICPAGEKLVTNPASKAKRKGYRANKEVCRECAYRSRCSGSKKSAGKVIRTDKFETARQAMNKKMETSEAKAVYERRKVIAEPPFGQIKNSGFRSFSLRGKEKVEAEFSLVCTVHNFKKIVKKALTGSLRLEDLKKVEKAA; encoded by the coding sequence ATGTCGCCACCACCAAAATTCAAGGATAGCCCTGTTGAGTTCGACCAGCACCTGCTGTTTCCAACCAACATCTTTGATCTTCTTCCCAAAGATCATGACTGCTACATCTATGAGACCATCTTCCAGAACATTGATACCTCGGAAGTTGAAAAGCAGTACCATCACCTTGGACAGCATGCCTACCCACCCAAGCTGATCGTAGGTATCCTGATCTACGCCTACAGTCATGGTGTATTCAGCTCCCGTGAAATAGAAAAACGGTGTCGGCAGGACTTGGCATTCATGTACATCTCTCAGATGAATTGCCCAAACTTTCGGGTCCTGGGGGACTTCCGCAAAAACAACCTGTCGTTTTTTCATGACTGTTTCAAACAGTCCGTCAAGCTGGCGATGGAGCTGAAACTGGCATCGCTTGGGCATATCAGCCTGGATGGTTCGAAATTCAAAGCCAACAGTTCAAAGCATAAGGCCATGAGCTACGGCCGGCTTAAAGCCAAAGAGGCAGAACTCAGCGCTGAGGTTGATGAACTGATCAAAAAAGCCAGCCAGTGCGATCAGGAAGAAGACGACGCCTACAAAGAAACCAATGGCTACAGTATTCCTGAAGACCTCCAGTTTAAAGAAGAACGGCTGAAGAAAATTAAGGCTGCCAAAAAAGCACTGGAAGAGCGTGAGAAAGCCCTCAATCCGGACGAGCCAATAGACGACAAGAAACAGATTAGCTTTGCAGACCATGATGCCCGGGTGATGAGCAAGAAAGGGTACTGCGAATACAGCTACAATGCCCAAATTAATGTAGATGCGGATCACCAGATCATTGTTGGCCAACACATCAGCCAGCGCGCCAACGACGTACAGGAAGTAGAACCTGCTCTTCAGGCTTTGTCAGAATCTACCGATGGCGCAGCTGTGGATAAATGGAGTATGGACAACGGCTATTTTTCAGGGCCAAATCTGCACACCTTGGATAAACACGGAATAGACGGTTATATCGCTACTGATAAGGAAGAAAAACCGGCTGTCACGAACCTTGAAAATACTGATCGAAAATTTGTCAAAGCGGATTTTACATACAATATTGAAGCTGACGTCTTCATCTGTCCGGCTGGGGAAAAATTGGTTACCAATCCAGCCAGTAAAGCTAAGAGGAAAGGCTACCGGGCAAACAAGGAAGTATGCCGAGAGTGCGCTTACCGCTCCAGATGCAGTGGCTCCAAGAAAAGTGCAGGCAAGGTAATTCGCACAGACAAGTTTGAAACTGCACGACAAGCCATGAATAAAAAAATGGAAACAAGCGAAGCGAAAGCGGTATACGAACGTCGCAAAGTAATAGCGGAACCGCCGTTTGGTCAGATAAAAAACTCTGGATTCAGGAGTTTCAGTCTGCGCGGGAAAGAGAAAGTGGAAGCAGAGTTTTCACTGGTATGCACAGTGCATAATTTCAAAAAAATTGTGAAGAAAGCTTTAACGGGGTCACTCCGTCTTGAGGATTTAAAAAAGGTTGAAAAAGCGGCATAA